The Oscillospiraceae bacterium genome has a segment encoding these proteins:
- the serC gene encoding 3-phosphoserine/phosphohydroxythreonine transaminase has product MARVWNFSAGPSTLPEQVLQTAAAEMMDYQGSGQSVMEMSHRSKTFDKIIKDAEALMRELYQVPDNYKVLFLQGGASAQFSAIPLNFMNGSGKADYIITGQWAKKAYQEAQKYGDVQAVASSADKTFSYIPKTAAADFRDDADYVYICMNNTIYGTVYKELPPVGDKVLIADVSSCALSQPLDISKFGMVYFGAQKNVAPAGLVVAIIREDLLGNARPTTPVMMNYKVQADADSLYNTPPCWCIYICKLVLEWIKALGGLEAMEKRNREKAKLLYDFLDNSKLFHGTVVPEDRSLMNVPFVTGNADLDAKFVKEAEAAGLVNLKGHRTVGGMRASIYNAMPLEGVQALVTFMQKFEEENC; this is encoded by the coding sequence ATGGCAAGAGTATGGAATTTTAGCGCAGGACCGTCCACCCTGCCGGAGCAGGTGTTACAAACCGCAGCTGCCGAAATGATGGACTACCAAGGCAGCGGCCAATCCGTTATGGAGATGAGCCACCGCTCTAAAACCTTTGACAAGATCATCAAAGACGCCGAGGCACTGATGCGGGAGCTGTACCAGGTGCCGGACAACTACAAGGTGCTCTTTTTGCAGGGCGGCGCTTCCGCCCAATTCTCTGCCATTCCGCTGAACTTTATGAACGGCAGCGGCAAGGCGGACTATATCATCACCGGCCAGTGGGCCAAGAAAGCCTATCAGGAGGCCCAGAAGTACGGCGATGTGCAGGCCGTGGCCTCCTCTGCGGACAAAACCTTTAGCTATATTCCCAAGACCGCAGCCGCCGATTTCCGGGACGATGCGGACTATGTGTATATTTGTATGAACAACACCATTTACGGCACGGTATATAAGGAGCTGCCGCCGGTGGGCGACAAGGTGCTCATCGCCGATGTGTCCTCCTGTGCTCTGTCCCAACCGCTGGACATCAGCAAATTCGGCATGGTGTACTTCGGCGCTCAAAAGAATGTGGCTCCTGCCGGACTGGTGGTGGCCATTATCCGGGAGGATCTGCTGGGCAACGCACGCCCCACCACCCCGGTGATGATGAACTATAAAGTCCAGGCAGACGCGGACTCCCTTTACAACACGCCCCCCTGCTGGTGCATTTATATCTGCAAACTGGTACTGGAGTGGATCAAAGCGCTGGGCGGCCTGGAAGCGATGGAAAAGCGCAACCGGGAAAAGGCAAAGCTGCTGTATGACTTTCTGGATAACTCCAAGTTGTTCCACGGCACCGTGGTGCCGGAGGACCGCTCCCTGATGAATGTGCCCTTTGTCACCGGCAACGCCGATCTGGACGCCAAATTTGTTAAAGAAGCGGAAGCCGCCGGGCTGGTAAATCTGAAAGGGCACCGTACCGTGGGCGGTATGCGCGCCTCTATCTATAACGCCATGCCTTTAGAGGGCGTACAGGCGCTGGTGACCTTTATGCAAAAGTTTGAGGAGGAGAACTGCTGA